The Trypanosoma brucei gambiense DAL972 chromosome 10, complete sequence genome has a segment encoding these proteins:
- a CDS encoding RBP23 translates to MVDPSVLLAYCPTHDFQRIEAVVREWPGVEAVGSLRTKEGKDNTTSVFINFSDKEAARNATSRIDAVPGLVRKIEEPKAKQRMRKMGKNMLIDPAMEIFSFGATDKWDVTFNERKREGNRRRHPSVIGPGSGSERTSTKGNNAIRHHPFTPPVRASVALVDNVPFNMTNDQVARLFSPFGELIDLSRYETMAMVFYRSPDSVLKCIQQLNGKTVKGKIITVSSGAITIPGLLAAVVGVQVHN, encoded by the coding sequence atggtgGATCCTTCTGTGCTGCTGGCATATTGCCCCACGCACGATTTTCAACGTATTGAAGCCGTTGTCCGCGAGTGGCCTGGCGTGGAGGCGGTGGGTTCTCTACGAACCAAAGAAGGTAAAGATAATACGACGAGCGTTTTCATTAATTTTAGCGACAAGGAGGCTGCTAGGAATGCCACTTCGCGGATAGATGCCGTTCCGGGGCTAGTACGAAAGATTGAAGAACCAAAGGCTAAGCAAAGGATGCGCAAAATGGGAAAGAATATGTTAATTGATCCTGCAATGgaaattttttccttcgggGCGACTGATAAATGGGACGTCACATtcaatgaaagaaaacgCGAAGGGAACCGGCGACGCCACCCAAGCGTGATAGGCCCAGGTAGCGGCAGCGAGCGAACAAGTACCAAAGGGAATAATGCAATTCGACACCATCCATTTACGCCACCCGTGCGGGCCAGCGTAGCATTGGTAGACAACGTTCCTTTTAACATGACTAACGATCAGGTAGCCCGATTATTTTCGCCGTTTGGAGAGTTAATCGATCTGAGCCGTTATGAGACCATGGCAATGGTGTTCTACAGGTCGCCTGATTCTGTTCTAAAGTGTATTCAACAACTAAACGGAAAGactgtgaaggggaaaattaTCACCGTTAGCAGTGGGGCAATAACAATCCCGGGACTATTAGCAGCAGT